The Solibacillus daqui genome has a segment encoding these proteins:
- a CDS encoding TrkH family potassium uptake protein, which produces MKNFKESLNPSKILVLGFAILILIGAFLLTLPIATEDGKGLIFLDALFTATSATCVTGLVVVDTGDTFSMFGELVILSLIQIGGLGFMTFATFLFTLLGKKISLKERIILKEAFNATSTNDIAKLVKRILIFTVIAESIGGIILSIRFSFDMPIGQAIYFGFFHSISNFNNAGFDLMGEFRSLTDYVDDPFVVLTICSLIILGGLGFIVIHEIYEYRETRKISLHTKVVLSTTLTLIVGASILIFLFEYGNDKTLGPLSSTGKALGALFHSVTPRTAGANTLPMADLTHATLFLTIFLMFIGGGSGSTAGGIKVSTFAVLMATALSQLKGKEDVVLFKRRIVIESVLKALTVAMSGIMIVIIVTFILSITEQGHNFIMYLFEATSAFGTVGLSMGLTPELSPIGRIIIILTMFVGRLGPLTLGFAISKRRKKEAFRYPKGNIMIG; this is translated from the coding sequence ATGAAAAATTTCAAAGAGAGTCTTAATCCATCGAAAATACTTGTTCTGGGCTTCGCGATTCTAATACTAATAGGAGCTTTTTTATTGACTCTCCCCATAGCAACAGAGGATGGTAAAGGACTTATATTCTTAGATGCATTATTTACCGCTACTTCTGCTACATGTGTTACAGGTCTAGTGGTTGTTGATACTGGTGATACATTTTCAATGTTTGGTGAATTAGTCATTTTATCTCTTATTCAAATTGGCGGCTTAGGATTTATGACGTTTGCAACCTTTTTATTCACTTTATTAGGCAAAAAAATCTCTTTAAAAGAAAGGATTATATTAAAAGAAGCTTTTAATGCTACTTCGACTAATGATATCGCCAAATTAGTAAAAAGAATATTAATTTTTACTGTAATAGCGGAGAGTATCGGAGGGATTATTTTATCTATTAGATTTTCATTTGATATGCCGATCGGTCAAGCAATCTATTTTGGTTTTTTCCATTCAATTTCAAATTTTAATAACGCAGGTTTTGATTTGATGGGGGAATTTAGAAGTCTTACGGATTACGTTGATGATCCATTTGTCGTTTTAACTATTTGCTCTCTTATCATTTTAGGTGGCTTAGGTTTTATTGTCATACATGAAATATATGAATATCGTGAAACACGTAAAATTTCGTTGCATACAAAAGTTGTATTGAGTACAACTCTAACACTTATCGTTGGAGCATCCATCTTAATTTTTCTATTTGAGTATGGAAATGATAAAACATTAGGACCGTTGTCTTCCACAGGAAAAGCTCTCGGTGCCTTGTTCCATAGTGTAACGCCAAGAACTGCTGGAGCTAATACATTACCAATGGCGGATTTGACTCATGCAACATTATTCCTAACGATTTTCCTAATGTTTATCGGGGGAGGTTCAGGATCGACTGCTGGAGGTATTAAGGTATCAACTTTTGCTGTTCTAATGGCAACTGCTCTTTCCCAACTTAAAGGGAAAGAAGATGTGGTTTTATTTAAACGTCGTATTGTTATAGAGAGTGTTCTAAAGGCACTTACTGTTGCGATGAGTGGCATCATGATTGTAATAATTGTCACCTTTATCCTGAGTATTACTGAACAAGGTCATAATTTTATTATGTATTTGTTTGAAGCAACTTCAGCTTTTGGTACTGTAGGGCTCTCAATGGGATTAACACCAGAGCTCTCTCCAATTGGACGGATTATTATTATATTGACAATGTTCGTAGGGAGATTAGGTCCATTAACACTTGGTTTTGCTATTTCTAAACGACGTAAAAAAGAAGCTTTCCGTTATCCTAAAGGAAATATAATGATTGGTTAA
- a CDS encoding potassium channel family protein, which produces MASKQYVVIGLGRFGTSIARRLHEAGQEVLGIDIDEESVEAAEGYVTLAVVADSTEEKALTSVGIKNFDCVIVAIGDDIQSNILTVMLLKNLGIRKIIAKAQSKRHGQVLDSIGAHWVIYPERDMGERVANQLLSPNMLNYIELSKNYNLEEIIVPSKMAGKNLRELDVRAKFNVSVIAILRSDDIIISPSPEELLQKEDILVTIGNRKDLAEFSSIE; this is translated from the coding sequence ATGGCTAGTAAACAGTATGTTGTGATTGGTTTGGGGAGATTTGGAACAAGTATAGCTAGAAGATTACATGAAGCGGGTCAAGAAGTATTAGGAATTGATATAGATGAGGAAAGTGTAGAAGCTGCGGAAGGTTATGTAACACTTGCAGTTGTTGCTGATTCTACAGAAGAAAAGGCACTTACTTCGGTCGGGATAAAAAACTTTGATTGTGTCATTGTAGCGATTGGAGACGATATTCAATCAAATATATTGACTGTGATGCTATTAAAAAATTTGGGCATTCGAAAAATTATCGCGAAGGCACAAAGTAAACGACATGGACAGGTGTTAGATTCAATAGGCGCTCATTGGGTTATTTATCCTGAAAGAGATATGGGAGAACGAGTAGCGAATCAACTTCTTTCACCAAATATGTTGAACTATATAGAACTCTCAAAAAATTACAATCTCGAGGAAATCATTGTTCCTTCCAAAATGGCGGGTAAAAATCTACGAGAACTTGATGTTCGGGCTAAATTTAATGTAAGTGTCATTGCAATTTTAAGAAGTGACGATATTATTATTTCCCCTTCTCCAGAGGAATTACTTCAAAAAGAGGATATACTTGTAACAATAGGGAATAGGAAAGATTTAGCGGAATTTTCAAGTATAGAATAA
- the corA gene encoding magnesium/cobalt transporter CorA: MINFIGITNYNHLETEISISNINFSNYIWFWVDFNQPTDEEIRHLADTFKFHPLAIEDCIYRIQRPKLDYYDNYTFFVTHLVREEDKEIIKEELNFFVGENFIVTFHHTPSQEVYQVWERVLQKNIEKWDPFYVFYRTLDKIVDNYFPIIYKIEDDLNKIEDNIHHKSMNLLMNELFDIRHMLLNLMHTVNPMRDVLYRILNSHRLSKITERREYYSDIYDHLLKLSDAIMSDRELTADIRDSYLSLNSHQTNNVMKVLTIITSIFAPLTFIAGIYGMNFENMPELTWKYGYFLTLGLMGIMGVSMFIWFMRRGWFK; encoded by the coding sequence GTGATAAACTTCATTGGAATTACGAATTACAATCATTTGGAAACGGAAATTTCTATAAGCAATATCAATTTTTCTAATTATATATGGTTTTGGGTGGATTTTAATCAACCAACTGATGAAGAAATAAGACATTTAGCAGATACTTTTAAATTTCACCCACTAGCTATTGAAGACTGTATATATAGAATTCAGCGTCCCAAGTTAGATTATTATGATAACTATACTTTTTTTGTTACACATTTAGTTCGAGAAGAAGATAAAGAAATTATTAAAGAAGAATTAAATTTTTTTGTTGGAGAGAATTTTATAGTTACATTCCACCATACTCCATCACAGGAAGTTTATCAGGTATGGGAAAGGGTGTTGCAAAAGAACATTGAAAAATGGGACCCCTTTTATGTTTTTTATCGAACGTTAGACAAAATTGTAGATAATTACTTTCCAATCATATATAAAATTGAAGATGATTTAAACAAAATTGAAGATAACATACATCATAAATCGATGAACCTTCTAATGAATGAACTATTCGACATAAGACATATGTTATTAAATCTAATGCATACAGTGAATCCGATGCGTGATGTACTCTACCGTATATTAAATTCTCATCGTTTAAGTAAAATAACCGAAAGAAGAGAATATTATTCTGATATTTATGACCATCTTTTAAAGCTATCGGACGCAATTATGTCTGATAGAGAATTAACTGCTGATATAAGAGACAGCTATCTCTCCTTGAATTCACATCAAACAAATAACGTGATGAAAGTACTAACAATTATCACTTCCATTTTTGCTCCTTTAACATTTATTGCCGGGATTTATGGGATGAACTTTGAAAATATGCCAGAATTAACATGGAAATATGGTTATTTTCTTACACTTGGACTTATGGGGATAATGGGTGTTTCAATGTTTATCTGGTTTATGAGAAGAGGCTGGTTTAAATAA
- the thpR gene encoding RNA 2',3'-cyclic phosphodiesterase → MVRENHYFWAVRVPDSVKQAIHDELSQIKPIFQFKRWVDLNDYHLTLAFLGSVNPQKLLSVIRLVGDAIKKQKAFMLEIEGLNVFGPQKSPRVFWAAVNEVNQLFQLQGIVHKTCLAAGFTLETRPYHPHITLARKWGKNEDFKMADLVTHNPFREKILSFQVSEIVLYKSNLENTPKYESIAAFSLVD, encoded by the coding sequence ATGGTAAGAGAGAACCACTATTTTTGGGCAGTACGTGTTCCGGATAGTGTTAAACAAGCAATTCACGATGAACTGTCACAAATTAAACCAATATTCCAGTTTAAACGTTGGGTGGATTTAAATGATTACCATTTAACCCTTGCTTTTCTTGGCTCAGTAAATCCACAAAAACTTCTATCTGTTATTAGACTAGTTGGCGACGCAATTAAGAAACAAAAAGCTTTTATGTTAGAGATTGAAGGACTGAATGTGTTTGGTCCTCAAAAATCTCCTCGTGTATTTTGGGCAGCAGTGAATGAAGTGAATCAGTTATTTCAACTTCAAGGAATTGTCCATAAAACTTGTCTTGCAGCGGGCTTCACTTTAGAAACACGTCCTTATCATCCCCATATCACATTGGCCCGGAAATGGGGAAAAAATGAAGATTTCAAAATGGCCGATTTAGTCACGCATAACCCTTTTAGAGAAAAGATTTTATCTTTTCAAGTAAGTGAAATTGTCTTATATAAATCGAATCTAGAAAATACACCAAAATATGAATCAATTGCAGCTTTTTCTTTAGTAGACTGA
- a CDS encoding YusW family protein — MKIFKGILTLPLLLGLLYACNNNDTNVEKDKDVTGNNTTVDETTKNNTTNNTGTNEPIHNENEKEKTGIKATDVNYAFTDFDLEVEYADYKSYDVEYENDGNYIYAEIDDEIKGVEYKGDQAYDHIVKALEQLKFDKATNDEDVRKEVLKAFALDENYQYFDLEVKFKNGEEKHYHFNK; from the coding sequence ATGAAAATATTTAAAGGCATTCTTACACTGCCATTATTATTAGGATTATTGTACGCTTGTAACAACAACGATACAAATGTAGAAAAGGATAAGGATGTTACAGGCAATAATACTACGGTTGATGAAACAACGAAAAATAATACCACTAATAATACCGGAACAAATGAACCAATTCATAATGAGAATGAAAAAGAAAAGACTGGAATTAAAGCTACCGATGTGAATTATGCTTTTACTGACTTTGATTTAGAGGTAGAATATGCGGATTATAAATCATATGATGTTGAATATGAGAACGATGGAAATTATATTTATGCTGAAATAGATGATGAAATTAAAGGTGTTGAGTATAAAGGTGATCAAGCCTACGACCACATTGTCAAGGCATTAGAACAACTTAAATTTGATAAAGCTACGAATGATGAGGATGTTCGTAAAGAAGTTTTAAAGGCATTTGCTCTAGATGAGAATTATCAGTACTTTGATCTTGAAGTGAAATTCAAAAATGGTGAAGAAAAACATTATCATTTTAATAAATAA
- a CDS encoding rhodanese-related sulfurtransferase, with translation MNYQVLLYYHYTKIEDPAAFSTMHLAMCKEIGLKGRILVANEGINGTVSGTIEQTEQYMANMQADSLFEGIVFKIDAADGHAFKKMHVRPRPELVNLGLEEDVNPHELTGRYLSPEQFLAEMKDENTVVLDVRNTYEYDVGHFRGAIRPDVENFRDTPEWVRENRELFEGKNVLTYCTGGIRCEKFSGWMKREGFGDVGQLHGGVATYGKDPVAKGQLWDGQMYVFDERLTVPINQVERVIIGRDHYDGEPCERYINCANPECNKQIIASEENEAKHLGGCTIECTKHARNRYIVRHNLTKEQVAQTIEALQA, from the coding sequence ATGAATTATCAAGTTTTATTATATTACCATTACACGAAGATTGAAGATCCAGCTGCGTTTTCAACAATGCACTTAGCAATGTGTAAAGAAATCGGTTTAAAAGGTCGTATTTTAGTAGCTAATGAGGGCATTAACGGTACTGTTTCAGGTACGATTGAGCAAACAGAGCAATACATGGCAAACATGCAAGCAGACTCATTATTTGAAGGCATTGTATTCAAAATTGATGCGGCAGATGGCCATGCATTCAAAAAAATGCACGTACGCCCACGACCTGAGTTAGTAAACTTAGGCTTAGAAGAAGATGTAAATCCGCATGAATTAACAGGTCGCTACCTGTCACCAGAACAATTCCTTGCTGAAATGAAAGATGAGAATACAGTAGTATTAGATGTGCGTAACACGTATGAATACGATGTCGGCCATTTTCGTGGTGCGATTCGACCAGATGTAGAAAACTTCCGTGATACTCCGGAATGGGTACGTGAAAACCGCGAGCTATTTGAAGGGAAAAATGTTTTAACATATTGCACGGGTGGGATTCGTTGTGAGAAGTTTTCAGGATGGATGAAACGTGAAGGCTTTGGCGATGTCGGTCAATTACATGGCGGTGTTGCAACGTACGGAAAAGACCCTGTTGCGAAAGGCCAATTATGGGACGGTCAAATGTACGTATTTGATGAGCGTTTAACGGTGCCAATCAATCAAGTAGAGCGTGTGATTATCGGTCGTGATCACTATGACGGTGAACCTTGTGAACGTTACATTAACTGTGCAAACCCTGAATGTAACAAGCAAATCATAGCATCTGAAGAAAATGAAGCAAAGCATTTAGGGGGCTGTACAATCGAATGTACAAAGCATGCGCGTAATCGCTACATCGTGCGTCACAATTTAACAAAAGAGCAAGTAGCTCAAACAATTGAGGCGTTACAAGCATAA
- the mgrA gene encoding L-glyceraldehyde 3-phosphate reductase: protein MNYFPNKERYNDMLYNRCGQSGLKLPAISYGLWHNFGECDYFDNSRKLIHSAFDMGITHFDLANNYGPPPGSAEETFGRILKKDLNHYRDELIISTKAGYYMWPGPYGDWGSKKYLIASINQSLNRMGLEYVDIFYHHRPDPNTPIEETMLALDQIVKQGKALYIGLSNYNDIETKEAVTILKELGTPLLIHQASYSMLNRSMEDNLQSVLKDEGIGCIAFVPLAQGLLTNRYLNGIPDDSRAAKPTGFLSKESITEEIISKIKKLNTIAENRNQSLAQMAIAWVLKNEQISSVLIGASQVAQIKENVKALENVSFSQEELNLIDKILKDHGS, encoded by the coding sequence ATGAACTATTTTCCAAACAAAGAACGATATAATGATATGCTTTATAATCGATGTGGGCAATCTGGATTAAAACTACCTGCAATTTCTTATGGTCTTTGGCATAATTTCGGTGAATGTGATTATTTCGACAATTCAAGAAAACTTATACATAGCGCCTTTGATATGGGGATTACTCATTTTGATCTTGCTAATAACTATGGTCCACCTCCAGGTTCTGCAGAAGAAACCTTTGGACGGATACTTAAAAAGGACTTAAATCATTATCGAGATGAATTAATTATTTCTACAAAGGCCGGTTATTATATGTGGCCCGGTCCCTACGGAGATTGGGGTTCAAAAAAATATTTAATAGCTAGTATCAACCAAAGCTTAAATAGAATGGGGCTTGAATATGTAGACATTTTCTATCATCATAGGCCAGACCCTAATACGCCTATTGAAGAGACTATGCTAGCCTTAGACCAAATAGTTAAACAAGGAAAGGCACTCTATATTGGATTATCTAATTATAATGATATTGAAACTAAAGAAGCTGTAACCATTCTGAAAGAATTAGGTACGCCCTTATTAATACATCAAGCTAGTTATTCAATGCTTAATAGATCGATGGAAGATAATTTACAATCGGTTTTAAAAGATGAAGGAATTGGCTGTATTGCATTTGTTCCTCTTGCACAAGGATTACTTACAAATCGATACTTAAATGGTATTCCAGATGATTCTAGAGCAGCTAAGCCGACTGGATTTTTAAGCAAAGAAAGTATTACTGAAGAAATCATTAGTAAAATTAAGAAGCTTAATACAATTGCTGAAAATCGTAATCAATCACTTGCTCAAATGGCAATTGCCTGGGTATTAAAAAATGAACAAATTTCTTCAGTTCTAATAGGCGCTAGTCAGGTTGCTCAAATTAAAGAAAATGTTAAAGCACTTGAGAATGTTTCTTTTAGCCAAGAAGAGTTAAATTTAATAGATAAGATATTAAAAGATCATGGATCTTAA
- a CDS encoding SDR family oxidoreductase has protein sequence MKRLVNKIAIVTGASRVMGIGTAICRELAREGADIFFTHWSNYDRQMKYFIDDDSVWSQHLMEEIRSFGVRCESMELDLSQPDAPRKLLDEVNERLGSPSILVNNATYSVDVDFRSINANILDSHYVVNIRGTCLLTVEFARQIEGKHGGRIINMVSGQDKSPEPGNLAYVATKGAVSTFTKSVALELAPLKITVNAVDPGPTDSGWMNSELKESLLPKFPMGRIGEPRDAAKLIVFLASEESEWITGQIIHSDGGFW, from the coding sequence ATGAAACGATTAGTGAATAAGATCGCGATTGTTACTGGCGCAAGTCGAGTAATGGGCATAGGTACTGCAATATGTCGAGAATTAGCCAGAGAAGGCGCAGACATTTTTTTCACCCATTGGTCAAATTATGATCGTCAGATGAAATATTTTATTGATGATGATTCTGTTTGGTCGCAACATCTTATGGAGGAGATCCGCAGCTTTGGAGTACGATGCGAATCAATGGAATTGGATCTTTCGCAACCAGACGCACCGAGGAAACTGCTTGATGAAGTTAATGAGAGACTGGGCTCTCCATCAATTCTTGTAAATAATGCAACATATTCCGTTGACGTAGATTTTCGTTCTATAAATGCAAATATCCTCGATTCTCATTATGTCGTTAATATTAGAGGAACGTGTCTTTTGACTGTTGAGTTTGCTCGACAAATTGAAGGAAAACATGGTGGTCGAATTATTAACATGGTGTCAGGTCAAGACAAATCACCTGAGCCTGGCAATTTGGCTTATGTTGCAACAAAAGGTGCTGTTTCTACTTTTACTAAATCAGTCGCTCTTGAATTAGCGCCACTTAAAATCACGGTTAATGCCGTAGATCCTGGACCAACTGACAGTGGTTGGATGAACAGTGAGTTGAAGGAATCCTTATTACCGAAATTCCCAATGGGTCGAATCGGTGAACCTAGAGATGCTGCAAAGTTAATCGTCTTTTTAGCAAGTGAAGAATCTGAATGGATTACGGGACAAATTATCCATTCAGATGGTGGCTTTTGGTGA
- a CDS encoding DNA topology modulation protein, with protein sequence MKRIMVIGVSAGVGKSTFAQKLGKALNINVNHLDALYWKPNWVEATLEEFSEAQLDIVKQCQWIIEGNYSNTFQIRAKHADTIIYLELPLYVCLYRVVKRWLKYIGKTRPDMGNGCKEKLDWEFIKFIYSTYYPRKRKMVEQFQAFQEIDPKKEIIILKSRQEIKSYLYSLSNCERLHLN encoded by the coding sequence GTGAAACGAATTATGGTAATTGGAGTTTCAGCAGGCGTGGGGAAGTCAACTTTTGCACAAAAATTAGGGAAAGCCTTAAATATAAATGTTAATCATTTAGACGCCTTATATTGGAAGCCAAACTGGGTAGAAGCAACCTTAGAAGAGTTTTCAGAAGCACAGCTGGATATTGTGAAACAATGTCAATGGATAATTGAAGGAAACTATAGTAATACTTTTCAGATTCGTGCCAAACATGCTGATACAATAATTTATTTGGAACTACCACTCTATGTTTGTTTATATCGTGTTGTTAAGCGATGGCTAAAATACATCGGAAAAACACGACCTGATATGGGAAATGGGTGTAAGGAAAAATTAGATTGGGAATTCATTAAGTTTATATATTCTACTTACTATCCTCGTAAAAGAAAAATGGTTGAACAATTTCAAGCATTTCAAGAAATAGACCCTAAAAAAGAAATTATTATTTTAAAGAGTAGACAGGAAATTAAATCATATTTATACAGTTTAAGTAATTGTGAAAGATTGCACTTAAACTAA
- a CDS encoding GNAT family N-acetyltransferase, whose product MNQHKMKITQYNSKYAEQTVDMWRDSKEQAIGQKEIHSFENHVYFLDHILPEQFQIDLALIDEKVVGVIAYNEREISQLYIHVDYQGIGIGQKLLDKVKAQSSGRLTLYTFEVNENAQRFYEKHGFEVIGRGHENEENLPDIQYEWIIQ is encoded by the coding sequence GTGAACCAACACAAAATGAAAATTACTCAGTATAACTCCAAATACGCTGAACAAACAGTGGATATGTGGCGAGATAGTAAGGAACAGGCTATTGGTCAAAAAGAAATTCACAGTTTTGAAAATCACGTTTACTTTTTAGATCATATATTACCTGAACAGTTTCAAATAGATTTAGCGTTAATTGATGAAAAGGTAGTTGGAGTGATTGCATATAATGAACGGGAAATAAGCCAACTATATATTCATGTAGATTATCAAGGAATCGGAATAGGTCAAAAATTACTAGATAAAGTTAAAGCACAATCAAGTGGAAGATTAACATTGTACACATTTGAAGTAAATGAAAATGCACAACGATTTTATGAAAAACATGGATTTGAAGTTATAGGTAGAGGTCATGAAAATGAAGAAAATTTACCTGATATTCAATATGAATGGATAATCCAATAA
- a CDS encoding NUDIX hydrolase — translation MKLAFYNLDSVNEAKLEFVVISAIYKGKWVYVRHKDRKTWEIAGGHREQGETIEETAKRELFEETGCTDVDLIPICNCSMDDSVTKTFGRLYFGRIKGVGQLPVSEIAEIKLFDCLPDSLTYSETQPKLYEKTLAFIQDCEVIHLK, via the coding sequence ATGAAACTAGCATTTTATAATTTAGACTCTGTAAATGAAGCTAAGTTAGAATTTGTAGTAATAAGTGCCATTTATAAAGGAAAGTGGGTTTATGTGAGACATAAAGATAGAAAAACGTGGGAAATTGCCGGTGGTCATAGGGAACAGGGAGAAACAATCGAGGAAACAGCAAAAAGAGAATTATTTGAAGAAACTGGTTGTACAGATGTTGATTTAATTCCAATTTGCAATTGTTCAATGGATGATTCTGTTACCAAAACTTTTGGAAGGTTATATTTTGGAAGAATTAAGGGGGTTGGTCAGTTGCCGGTTTCGGAAATTGCTGAGATAAAGTTGTTTGATTGTCTTCCAGATAGTCTTACTTATTCAGAAACTCAACCAAAGCTATATGAAAAAACACTTGCTTTTATTCAGGATTGTGAAGTTATTCACTTAAAGTAA
- a CDS encoding GNAT family N-acetyltransferase, which produces MNLHFELINPENWRIFSSLKVKREQEDWVASNITILARAYVYREYKSIAYAIYDSNTPIGLLLQRDFIDNGKRCCVLDQFMIDEQFQGKGYGKKAMQLWISLIKKDINYDSIILCYKEEDFIACKLYQSLGFQHTGEVDEDEVIMEYKMFN; this is translated from the coding sequence ATGAACTTACATTTTGAATTAATTAATCCTGAAAATTGGCGCATTTTTAGTTCATTAAAAGTAAAAAGGGAACAAGAAGATTGGGTAGCTTCAAACATAACAATATTAGCAAGAGCTTATGTATATCGTGAATATAAAAGTATTGCATATGCAATCTATGATTCTAACACACCTATAGGTTTACTTTTACAACGGGATTTTATAGATAATGGAAAAAGATGTTGTGTATTAGACCAATTTATGATTGATGAACAGTTTCAAGGTAAGGGCTATGGTAAAAAAGCAATGCAACTTTGGATTTCGTTAATTAAGAAAGATATAAATTATGATTCAATAATTCTCTGTTACAAAGAAGAAGATTTTATTGCATGTAAACTATATCAAAGTTTAGGATTTCAACATACAGGTGAAGTTGATGAAGATGAAGTAATAATGGAATATAAAATGTTCAACTAA
- a CDS encoding YmaF family protein, with protein sequence MASTKLAEEGDDRHNLRFAGVTSEVIPKGNSHVHVIMVNTDFLDHHHEVAIETGPAIRVSEDKHVHFVKGITTLDDGHVHQLEFATLIQKPLV encoded by the coding sequence TTGGCAAGTACCAAATTAGCTGAAGAAGGAGATGACAGACATAATCTTCGTTTTGCAGGAGTTACAAGTGAAGTAATTCCTAAGGGGAATAGTCATGTACATGTAATTATGGTTAATACTGATTTTTTAGATCATCATCATGAGGTTGCAATTGAAACAGGTCCTGCTATCCGTGTTAGCGAGGATAAACATGTACACTTTGTCAAAGGTATTACTACACTTGATGATGGGCATGTACATCAACTAGAATTTGCTACATTAATTCAAAAGCCACTCGTATAA
- a CDS encoding transcription initiation factor TFIIIB has translation MIHSMKATECPKCGGKELGKGKHSGYGSMLPNNKFLGVDVEHIICTECGFVIESYVKKPERFKGTL, from the coding sequence ATGATTCATTCTATGAAAGCAACAGAATGTCCAAAATGTGGTGGAAAAGAATTGGGGAAAGGTAAACATAGTGGATATGGTTCTATGTTACCAAATAATAAATTCTTAGGGGTAGATGTTGAACACATTATTTGTACTGAATGTGGGTTTGTAATCGAAAGCTATGTAAAAAAACCAGAGAGATTTAAGGGGACACTTTAG
- a CDS encoding DinB family protein, protein MSHAKDVLVDQLLANANDPSFYVPFSESVANLSEEEAFWKPNDESNSIAEIVQHLLYWNETWQKRYKKSHVNAVAPIDDNNKSFIIPENKRFADLKECLLEVLLQWQDLLTEEKVESEVNGFPETAKWWGVLGNMSTHNAYHIGQIVYIRKQLQKGWKTNIK, encoded by the coding sequence ATGTCCCATGCTAAAGATGTTTTGGTCGATCAGTTGTTAGCAAATGCGAACGACCCTAGCTTTTACGTTCCGTTTTCGGAATCAGTAGCAAACTTGTCAGAGGAAGAAGCGTTTTGGAAACCAAACGATGAAAGTAACAGTATCGCTGAAATTGTGCAACATCTACTTTACTGGAATGAGACATGGCAAAAGAGGTACAAAAAATCTCATGTGAATGCTGTTGCGCCAATAGATGATAATAATAAAAGCTTTATTATTCCGGAAAATAAAAGATTTGCTGACTTAAAAGAGTGTCTCCTAGAGGTTCTGCTTCAGTGGCAAGATCTACTAACTGAAGAAAAGGTTGAAAGTGAAGTGAATGGTTTCCCAGAGACTGCAAAGTGGTGGGGGGTACTGGGAAATATGTCTACGCATAACGCATACCATATTGGACAAATTGTTTACATCCGAAAACAACTACAAAAAGGCTGGAAAACTAATATTAAATGA
- a CDS encoding RNA polymerase sigma factor, with the protein MIYFYLKKNGCSHEDAEDIVQESYTKFIAYSSGVPSDKALSYIFTISMNEFKKLLRKRGKEQSISIDDNQFWINFANDQDTELSVLTNEMNHEIALVLDLIQEIFKQLLLLKYELELSYKEIALLLGMKEETVRTYLFRARKEFQKKWRELHE; encoded by the coding sequence ATGATTTATTTTTATTTAAAAAAGAACGGCTGCAGTCATGAAGATGCAGAAGATATTGTTCAAGAAAGCTATACGAAATTCATTGCTTATAGCAGTGGTGTTCCTTCCGATAAAGCACTTTCCTATATTTTTACGATTTCCATGAATGAATTTAAAAAACTGTTAAGGAAACGGGGCAAGGAACAATCCATATCGATTGACGATAATCAATTTTGGATCAATTTTGCTAATGACCAGGATACAGAACTGAGTGTATTAACGAACGAAATGAATCATGAAATCGCACTGGTTTTAGATCTTATTCAAGAAATCTTTAAGCAGCTTTTACTATTAAAATATGAGCTGGAACTTAGTTATAAAGAAATTGCTTTGTTACTGGGCATGAAGGAAGAAACGGTCAGGACTTATTTATTTCGGGCAAGAAAAGAATTTCAAAAGAAGTGGAGGGAGCTACATGAATGA